The Solibacillus sp. FSL R7-0668 genome includes the window AATTGTTCCAGCAGCTCATGACGTTGTACTAAACGCTTACCTAATTTTTGCCCTTTTGGCGTCAATGTTAACCCTCTATATTTTTCATAGACTAAGTATCCATCTTTATCTAACTTCTGTACCATTTTCGTTACTGAGGAAGGTAGAACAGATAAAGCTTCTGCAATATCGGACACACGCGCATATCCCTTATGTTCAATCAATAAATATATTTGTTCTATGTGGTCCTCCATGCTAGGTGTTGGCATAACTGTTCCCTCTCTTTCCAATTGCTCCTTTAAGTGTACTACAATTTTAGACAAAAGGTTAACCGAAAAACCGTATTCGTCATGAAAAGAGACGATTCAAGTTTAAACGAATACTTGAATCGCCTCTTTTTAATTTCTATACTACTTTTAAACGTCGCCAATTATTTAATACTTTACCAATAGGCACGCTTAAAAGGATTCCTCATTAATGGCGTGGATTTCGACCAACGATATGAAGTGCGTGAATAATTTG containing:
- the mntR gene encoding transcriptional regulator MntR; the encoded protein is MPTPSMEDHIEQIYLLIEHKGYARVSDIAEALSVLPSSVTKMVQKLDKDGYLVYEKYRGLTLTPKGQKLGKRLVQRHELLEQFLRLIGVDEERIYEDVEGIEHHLSWNSIDRIADLVQLLEEEPQMTKKLEEMKSNHNM